A window of the Leucothrix mucor DSM 2157 genome harbors these coding sequences:
- a CDS encoding iron chelate uptake ABC transporter family permease subunit, whose protein sequence is MSEQYTRARHSKSYTVVWLTLISVLVCLIYLFQGAEGNKQFIITFRLPTLIGLVITAAAIGVSTILFQTLSSNRILTPSLMGFDSLYVLLQTSVVFLFSALDYVSLPTYWKFFGELILMTLLSVALFSTLLTRLQADFSRMILTGIIFGILFRSLSGFMGRVMSPNDYAVVQSASYARFSNIDESLLVYAAAIVLLALLLIASIHRKLDVMALGRDISIGLGVNHRNCAFQVLTLIALLVATATALVGPVVFLGLLISSLVYRLTPNQSHANLLPLSIVFGVLVVVGGQLLLERLLNLQVTISIVIELIGGLVFIYLILRRQR, encoded by the coding sequence ATGAGTGAGCAATACACACGGGCTCGCCACTCCAAATCCTACACGGTTGTTTGGCTGACGCTTATCTCAGTCCTTGTTTGCCTGATTTACCTGTTTCAGGGCGCTGAGGGCAATAAGCAGTTTATTATCACATTTCGGCTGCCAACGTTAATTGGGCTAGTCATTACTGCCGCAGCGATTGGCGTATCCACCATATTATTCCAGACACTCAGTAGTAATCGCATACTCACCCCGTCACTCATGGGCTTCGACTCGCTCTATGTCTTGCTGCAAACCAGCGTTGTGTTCTTGTTTAGTGCGCTGGATTATGTATCGCTACCCACCTACTGGAAGTTTTTCGGTGAATTGATCTTGATGACTCTGCTATCGGTTGCGTTGTTCAGTACCCTGCTGACGCGCCTGCAAGCGGACTTCTCCCGCATGATTTTAACCGGCATTATCTTTGGTATTTTATTCAGGTCGCTGTCTGGCTTTATGGGACGCGTCATGTCGCCCAATGATTACGCAGTAGTACAAAGTGCCAGCTATGCCCGCTTTAGCAATATCGATGAATCGCTGTTGGTCTACGCGGCAGCCATTGTGCTGCTAGCACTACTCCTCATTGCCAGCATTCATCGCAAACTGGATGTGATGGCATTAGGACGAGATATTTCGATCGGCTTGGGCGTTAATCATCGCAACTGTGCATTTCAGGTGCTCACCCTAATCGCCCTACTTGTAGCCACGGCAACTGCGCTGGTTGGCCCTGTTGTGTTTCTGGGCTTACTCATTAGTAGTTTGGTCTACCGGCTTACGCCTAACCAGAGCCATGCCAACTTATTACCGCTTAGCATTGTATTCGGTGTGCTGGTAGTGGTTGGCGGCCAGCTATTGCTAGAGCGCTTACTCAATTTACAAGTGACCATTAGTATCGTAATTGAGCTAATTGGCGGACTGGTTTTTATTTATCTTATTCTGAGGCGTCAACGGTGA
- a CDS encoding DUF2218 domain-containing protein → MEYRSKTQVYAEKSQRYINSLGKHFARKVPVDFDEDKVQVRFEMGLCQMSAAGSEMNFECSAKSVEALEVVKSVVGLHIIKFGELMKTEVVWSDE, encoded by the coding sequence ATGGAATACCGATCAAAAACGCAGGTTTATGCTGAAAAATCACAGCGCTATATCAACTCATTAGGCAAGCATTTTGCGCGCAAAGTCCCTGTTGATTTTGATGAAGACAAGGTGCAGGTACGCTTTGAAATGGGGCTTTGCCAAATGTCAGCTGCTGGCTCTGAAATGAATTTTGAATGCAGTGCAAAGAGTGTAGAGGCGCTGGAAGTCGTCAAGTCGGTGGTGGGCCTGCACATTATTAAGTTTGGTGAGCTGATGAAAACCGAAGTGGTCTGGAGTGATGAGTAA
- a CDS encoding ABC transporter permease gives MSASLKSTAYWPIAGLALLSCTVISLFIGAIELSPASLLSNPESLWLMAASRLPRTLAVLLTGTSLAIAGQVMQVLVQNRFVEPTTAGSGQSAILGIVLVTLWLPSSSIMMKMGLSSLAALLGTGLFLLLVRKLPVRDTYLVPLVGIIYGGVIGAIAMWLAWQADLLQLVDIWLTGEFSGIIRGRYDFLWIAGALAIFSYYLADQFTIASLGKDQARNLGLNYNTVLGLGLLVVSVVTAVTVVTVGIIPFIGLIVPNIVSRWRGDNLRKSLPMVAYLGAMLTLLCDVVGRLVIYPYEIPVGSIFGVVGAFITLWLLYSSPSAQRA, from the coding sequence ATGTCAGCCTCCTTAAAGTCCACTGCGTACTGGCCTATTGCAGGCCTTGCGCTGCTGTCTTGCACTGTCATCAGCCTGTTTATTGGCGCGATTGAGCTTAGCCCAGCCAGCTTATTGAGCAACCCTGAATCCTTATGGCTGATGGCGGCCAGCCGCTTGCCTCGCACCCTTGCAGTGCTACTCACGGGTACCTCGCTGGCCATTGCTGGTCAGGTTATGCAAGTGCTGGTGCAAAACCGCTTTGTAGAGCCAACCACTGCGGGCAGTGGTCAGTCCGCTATTTTAGGTATTGTACTGGTCACCTTGTGGCTGCCCAGCAGCTCAATCATGATGAAGATGGGTTTATCGAGCCTCGCTGCTTTACTGGGAACCGGGTTGTTTCTGTTATTGGTGCGTAAGCTTCCGGTACGTGACACCTACCTCGTTCCATTGGTAGGCATTATCTACGGCGGTGTGATTGGTGCTATTGCAATGTGGCTCGCCTGGCAGGCCGACTTATTGCAATTAGTCGACATTTGGCTAACGGGTGAATTTTCAGGAATCATTCGTGGACGCTATGACTTTTTATGGATTGCTGGCGCGCTGGCTATCTTTTCTTATTATCTGGCCGACCAGTTTACCATCGCCAGCTTAGGCAAAGATCAGGCACGCAACCTCGGCTTGAATTACAACACGGTACTCGGGTTGGGCTTATTGGTGGTCTCGGTAGTGACAGCAGTCACCGTTGTAACGGTTGGCATCATTCCATTTATAGGCCTGATTGTGCCCAATATTGTCAGCCGCTGGCGAGGAGATAATTTACGTAAATCATTACCGATGGTGGCTTATCTTGGAGCCATGCTAACGCTGCTATGTGATGTGGTGGGCCGTTTGGTGATCTATCCTTATGAAATCCCCGTCGGGTCAATATTTGGAGTCGTCGGCGCGTTTATTACCTTGTGGCTGCTCTATAGCAGCCCGTCAGCGCAGAGAGCCTAG
- the dnaK gene encoding molecular chaperone DnaK, translating into MGKIIGIDLGTTNSCVAVIEGKEAKIIENSEGHRTTPSIIAFTEDEVLVGHSAKRQAVTNPNNTLYAIKRLIGRTFEEEAVQKDIKLVPYKIVKADNGDAWVEVNGKKMSAPEVSARVLMKLKKDAEAYLGEEVTEAVITVPAYFNDSQRQATKDAGKIAGLDVKRIINEPTAAALAYGMDKATKGDKKLAVYDLGGGTFDVSIIEIAEIDGEYQFEVLSTNGDTFLGGEDFDMRLIDYLADEFKKENGMDLHNDPLALQRLKDAAEKAKIELSSSNQTDVNLPYITADASGPKHLNVKVTRAKLESLVDDLITRTVAPCQMALKDAGLSASDIDDVILVGGQTRMPKVQQTVTDFFGKEPRKDVNPDEAVAAGAAIQGGVLGGSVTDVLLLDVTPLSLGIETMGGVMTKLIEKNTTIPTKAQQVFSTADDNQSAVTVHVLQGEREMASGNKSLGRFDLTDIPPAPRGMPQIEVSLDIDANGILNVSAKDKATGKEQSIQIKSSSGLSDDEIEKMVKDAEAHAEEDKKLRALVDARNSADSIVHGTEKSLKEFGDKVDGAEVAKIQALIDEVKKAMEGDDKELIDSKAQALMEASGALAQAQAGAGDAAGQPDGAQAQQKPVDDDVVDAEFVDVDDSKK; encoded by the coding sequence ATGGGAAAGATTATTGGAATTGATTTGGGTACCACAAACTCTTGTGTTGCTGTAATCGAAGGTAAAGAAGCAAAGATCATTGAGAACTCAGAAGGCCATCGTACAACGCCTTCAATCATCGCATTCACTGAAGATGAAGTTCTGGTAGGTCACTCTGCAAAGCGTCAAGCGGTTACTAACCCAAATAACACGCTGTATGCCATCAAGCGTTTGATTGGTCGTACGTTTGAAGAAGAAGCCGTACAAAAAGATATTAAGCTGGTTCCTTACAAAATCGTTAAAGCTGATAACGGCGACGCATGGGTTGAAGTGAACGGCAAGAAAATGTCAGCACCTGAAGTATCAGCTCGCGTATTGATGAAGTTGAAGAAAGATGCTGAAGCGTACCTGGGTGAAGAAGTTACAGAAGCGGTTATCACCGTTCCTGCATACTTCAATGACTCACAGCGTCAAGCAACTAAAGATGCCGGTAAGATCGCTGGTTTGGATGTAAAGCGTATCATCAACGAGCCAACTGCTGCTGCACTGGCTTATGGTATGGATAAAGCAACCAAAGGCGATAAGAAGCTGGCGGTATACGACTTAGGTGGTGGTACTTTTGACGTATCTATCATCGAAATCGCTGAGATCGATGGCGAGTACCAGTTCGAAGTACTGTCTACCAACGGTGATACATTCCTTGGTGGTGAAGATTTCGACATGCGTCTGATCGACTACTTAGCAGATGAGTTCAAGAAAGAAAACGGCATGGATCTGCATAACGATCCTCTGGCTCTGCAGCGTCTGAAGGATGCGGCTGAGAAAGCGAAGATCGAATTGTCATCCTCAAACCAGACTGATGTAAACCTGCCATACATCACGGCTGATGCATCAGGCCCTAAGCACTTGAACGTAAAAGTGACTCGCGCTAAGTTGGAATCATTGGTTGATGACCTGATTACTCGTACTGTTGCACCTTGCCAAATGGCATTGAAAGATGCTGGTTTGTCAGCGTCTGACATCGACGATGTAATCCTGGTGGGTGGTCAAACCCGTATGCCTAAGGTTCAGCAGACTGTTACAGACTTCTTCGGTAAAGAGCCACGTAAAGACGTGAACCCTGACGAAGCAGTTGCAGCAGGTGCGGCGATTCAAGGTGGTGTACTGGGTGGTTCTGTGACTGACGTACTGCTACTGGACGTTACTCCACTGTCTCTGGGTATCGAGACAATGGGCGGCGTAATGACTAAGCTGATCGAAAAGAACACAACTATTCCGACTAAGGCGCAGCAAGTGTTCTCTACAGCAGATGATAACCAGAGTGCAGTAACTGTGCACGTGTTACAGGGTGAGCGCGAAATGGCTTCCGGTAACAAGTCTCTGGGCCGTTTTGACCTGACAGACATTCCGCCAGCACCACGCGGTATGCCTCAGATCGAAGTTAGCTTAGACATCGATGCCAACGGTATCTTGAATGTATCGGCTAAAGATAAGGCGACTGGTAAAGAGCAATCTATCCAGATCAAATCTTCTTCCGGTTTGTCTGATGATGAAATCGAAAAGATGGTTAAAGATGCTGAAGCACATGCTGAAGAAGATAAGAAGCTGCGCGCATTGGTTGATGCTCGTAACTCTGCAGACAGCATCGTTCACGGTACTGAGAAGTCACTGAAAGAGTTCGGCGATAAGGTTGACGGCGCTGAAGTTGCTAAGATCCAAGCTTTGATTGATGAAGTTAAAAAAGCAATGGAAGGCGACGACAAAGAGCTGATCGACAGCAAAGCTCAAGCGCTGATGGAAGCGTCCGGAGCGTTGGCTCAGGCACAAGCGGGTGCCGGTGATGCAGCTGGTCAGCCAGACGGTGCTCAGGCACAGCAAAAGCCAGTTGATGATGACGTGGTTGACGCTGAGTTTGTTGATGTTGATGACTCTAAGAAGTAA
- a CDS encoding TonB-dependent receptor domain-containing protein, with protein sequence MSVDRKRVLLNVTLIVSSVSTVVAVSAEEPVTTLGAVEVWGTEIKSSSVKLDDETIAVKQAEHISDLLRPIPGVDVGGAHSLNQRITIRSMDDKDLRISIDGANQNTYMYHHMGNLQINADILEEVDVKVGTNSVVDGGLGGGVSFKTKQAKQLLTGDKRFGGNVKLSGGDNSGENASLTLYGQLTDSLDVLMYHNQVKRDNYEVGGGEIKDFDGNTVEGTNGEVSGLKGDLSDTLLKFGYDVGDNHRFELGYESYKDEGDYTYRPDMGVATDLAITNSLGVPLLWPTEFTRDTLTFNYEGILSDNATLKATAFRNESKLKRDETGWASNEAFASSAGIVTGEAINTGLNLSGDVELGKHTLTYGTEVVNYDTDFDAAYTSGASEQSSESATNTALFLQDRYQFTDKLAITPGIRYNHYKIDSSVTDNTFSKTTGALALEYQATDSLQLKLGQTQLFKGPEIGEVFTGAGLYETENQNIQAETGTNTELSVAFEKSMFGADRFAAGATLFQTKLDKYIYDYALNDDGDYWKDNVGDMTINGFEAYLGYDKGNLTTLLSYSKAESELDAFDDYKDTLDGARLDRSQGNTVALNVGYKIPSKNLSLHWDVMNVASLSGGTDLDGATANNKKDGFTVHNVSANWKPSRVKGLDLTLGVDNLFDEYYASQSSRTGLSYHPRFGDLYLQDFEPGRNIKLTASYRF encoded by the coding sequence ATGAGTGTCGATAGAAAACGTGTGTTACTCAACGTAACCTTGATAGTAAGCAGCGTGTCAACGGTGGTAGCGGTCAGTGCTGAAGAGCCAGTGACCACCTTAGGTGCGGTTGAGGTCTGGGGGACTGAAATTAAATCCTCATCAGTGAAATTGGATGATGAAACGATTGCCGTAAAGCAGGCTGAGCATATTAGTGATTTATTGCGGCCAATTCCCGGAGTTGACGTTGGCGGCGCTCATTCCTTAAATCAGCGTATTACGATTCGCAGTATGGATGACAAGGATTTGCGCATTAGCATTGATGGCGCCAACCAAAATACTTATATGTATCACCATATGGGCAACTTGCAGATCAACGCTGATATTCTGGAAGAGGTCGATGTAAAGGTCGGAACGAACTCGGTGGTCGATGGCGGCTTAGGCGGTGGCGTTAGTTTTAAAACAAAACAGGCCAAGCAGCTATTAACGGGCGACAAGCGCTTTGGCGGTAATGTAAAGCTATCCGGTGGCGATAATTCTGGCGAGAATGCCTCGCTAACGCTTTATGGCCAGTTAACGGATTCTCTGGATGTGTTGATGTATCACAATCAGGTGAAGCGGGATAACTACGAAGTCGGCGGTGGCGAGATTAAAGATTTCGATGGCAATACGGTTGAGGGTACTAACGGAGAAGTGAGCGGCTTAAAAGGTGACCTCAGCGATACCTTACTCAAGTTTGGCTACGATGTGGGCGATAACCACCGTTTTGAGCTCGGCTATGAAAGTTATAAGGATGAAGGGGATTACACCTATCGTCCGGATATGGGCGTGGCGACTGATTTGGCGATTACCAATAGCTTAGGCGTCCCGCTATTGTGGCCAACAGAGTTCACGCGTGACACGCTGACATTTAATTACGAAGGTATTTTGTCTGACAATGCGACTTTAAAAGCAACCGCGTTCAGAAACGAGAGCAAGTTAAAACGTGATGAAACCGGCTGGGCAAGCAATGAGGCTTTTGCAAGCTCTGCAGGTATCGTAACTGGAGAGGCTATCAACACGGGTCTTAACTTATCGGGCGATGTGGAGCTGGGTAAACACACCCTGACTTATGGCACCGAGGTTGTTAATTACGATACGGATTTCGATGCAGCATACACCTCAGGTGCTTCAGAGCAATCAAGCGAGAGTGCAACCAATACGGCCTTATTCCTTCAGGACCGTTATCAATTCACCGACAAGTTAGCGATTACGCCAGGCATTCGCTACAACCACTATAAAATTGACTCCAGCGTGACTGACAATACGTTTAGTAAAACCACGGGCGCCTTGGCGTTGGAGTATCAGGCAACGGATAGTCTGCAGCTCAAGTTAGGTCAAACCCAGCTGTTTAAAGGCCCTGAAATTGGCGAAGTCTTTACCGGAGCGGGTCTTTATGAAACTGAAAATCAGAATATTCAGGCGGAAACCGGTACCAATACCGAGCTGTCAGTCGCGTTTGAAAAATCAATGTTCGGTGCTGATCGCTTTGCAGCCGGTGCAACGCTGTTCCAAACCAAGCTTGATAAGTATATCTATGACTATGCGCTCAATGACGATGGTGACTACTGGAAAGATAATGTCGGCGATATGACGATTAATGGTTTTGAGGCATATCTTGGTTATGACAAAGGTAATCTGACAACATTATTAAGCTACTCTAAAGCAGAAAGTGAGTTGGATGCATTTGATGATTATAAAGATACGCTGGATGGTGCACGTCTAGACCGCTCGCAGGGGAATACTGTTGCATTAAATGTTGGCTATAAAATTCCAAGTAAGAATCTGTCGCTACATTGGGATGTGATGAATGTCGCCAGTTTATCGGGGGGTACCGATCTTGATGGTGCGACAGCGAATAACAAAAAAGATGGCTTTACTGTTCATAATGTCTCAGCGAACTGGAAGCCAAGTCGGGTTAAGGGCTTAGATTTAACCCTGGGAGTTGATAACTTATTTGATGAATACTATGCTTCACAATCATCCAGAACCGGGCTCAGTTATCACCCACGTTTTGGCGATTTGTACCTGCAAGACTTTGAGCCAGGTCGTAATATCAAGTTGACTGCATCTTATCGCTTTTGA
- a CDS encoding AraC family transcriptional regulator, which yields MTKFKTAPPTDLESLRRIHADFGQQRSGKHLSNGPHPLIQGHFAYQNTHEGLAIHYGELTELNTASIANELPAGLSINLMFEGEIQFALADQQYTLGMNHPDFECSLFVLTQPEILTRHFQQGMTIKKLNIFVELSWLKKRCCTPSQVAQLNQLFNSHAQLNRLQTSPDILAVASELIQAEKQQHSGYHLIVESKAVQLLSLCLSQLPEVAPPSNKEASSLANGHDLGWQISKIIAQEPAGQATSLQAIADQLNLSISTLQRRFKASAGMTVIEYTRRERLEKAKKALIYDGLSIGEVAYLSGYQHPSNFISAFTKQYSISPSRYKKTYAPEG from the coding sequence ATGACTAAATTTAAAACAGCCCCACCGACTGACTTAGAAAGCCTGCGACGAATTCATGCTGACTTTGGCCAACAACGCTCAGGCAAGCACTTAAGCAATGGGCCTCACCCCCTGATCCAAGGTCACTTTGCTTATCAAAATACCCACGAGGGTTTAGCCATCCACTATGGCGAACTGACCGAGCTCAATACCGCGTCGATTGCCAATGAGCTACCCGCTGGCCTAAGCATTAACCTGATGTTTGAGGGTGAAATCCAATTTGCATTGGCAGACCAGCAATACACGCTGGGGATGAATCACCCTGACTTTGAATGCTCTCTGTTTGTCTTAACGCAGCCAGAAATACTAACGCGCCACTTTCAGCAAGGCATGACCATTAAAAAGCTGAATATCTTTGTCGAGCTATCTTGGCTAAAAAAGCGTTGCTGCACGCCTTCCCAAGTCGCACAGCTTAATCAACTATTTAACAGCCACGCGCAGCTCAATCGTTTACAAACCTCACCGGATATTCTGGCGGTTGCCTCCGAGCTAATCCAAGCCGAGAAGCAACAACACTCAGGCTATCACTTGATCGTCGAGTCTAAGGCGGTACAACTGTTGTCCCTGTGCTTAAGTCAACTACCCGAGGTCGCGCCACCCTCAAACAAAGAAGCATCAAGTTTAGCTAACGGCCATGACCTTGGTTGGCAAATCAGCAAAATCATTGCCCAAGAGCCAGCCGGTCAAGCAACCTCACTTCAGGCCATTGCTGATCAATTAAACTTAAGCATCAGCACCTTACAGCGTCGATTTAAAGCAAGCGCGGGCATGACAGTAATTGAATACACTCGCCGCGAGCGCTTGGAGAAAGCTAAAAAAGCACTGATTTATGATGGCTTAAGTATTGGTGAAGTGGCGTATCTGTCTGGCTATCAGCACCCATCAAATTTTATTTCCGCATTCACCAAACAATATTCCATCTCACCCTCACGCTATAAGAAAACCTATGCGCCGGAGGGTTAG
- the hrcA gene encoding heat-inducible transcriptional repressor HrcA, whose protein sequence is MATNKSKLNERALQLLKVLIEAYIIDGEPIGSSTLAKRSGLKISPATVRNVMANLEDLGYIHAPHTSAGRVPTAQGYRLFVDSLVNIQTLDEQDLQAFQGRFSDTHSQSQLIKTASSLLSNVTQLAGVVTFPQAKALELRHIEFLYLSKDQVLVVLVMSDNEIQNRIIHTDREYQPGELQQVGNYLNQHLNGLDLQAARQHLIEAMKNDREALNLMMQSAIELGEKAFEAVPDGSVEDEGCLIVGKTKLMDYEDLSDIGTLRQIFNAFNEKREVLTLLDSCIQANGVQIFIGRESGRAVFNDCSLVTAPYSIDDKHIGVLGVIGPKRMQYERIIPVVDITSRLLTAALRSKMA, encoded by the coding sequence ATGGCAACGAATAAAAGCAAACTGAATGAACGGGCGCTACAGCTGCTTAAAGTGTTGATTGAGGCCTATATTATCGACGGCGAGCCTATTGGATCTTCGACACTGGCCAAGCGTAGCGGTCTGAAAATAAGCCCGGCCACGGTGCGTAATGTCATGGCCAATTTGGAAGATCTTGGCTACATTCATGCGCCACATACTTCTGCAGGTCGTGTTCCAACCGCGCAGGGCTATCGTTTATTTGTCGATTCATTAGTCAATATTCAAACGCTTGATGAGCAGGATCTACAAGCCTTTCAAGGGCGTTTTAGCGATACGCACTCCCAAAGTCAGTTAATTAAAACAGCGTCCAGTTTGCTCTCCAATGTGACTCAGCTGGCTGGTGTGGTGACCTTCCCGCAAGCCAAAGCGCTTGAGTTGCGGCATATCGAATTTCTGTATTTATCTAAAGACCAAGTGCTGGTGGTCTTGGTGATGAGCGACAACGAAATACAAAATCGCATTATTCATACCGATCGCGAATATCAGCCCGGCGAATTGCAGCAGGTGGGTAATTATCTGAATCAGCATTTAAATGGTTTGGACTTACAAGCGGCTCGCCAGCACTTAATCGAAGCGATGAAAAACGATCGTGAAGCCTTGAATTTGATGATGCAATCAGCGATTGAATTAGGTGAAAAAGCCTTTGAAGCGGTGCCGGATGGCAGTGTAGAAGACGAAGGTTGCTTGATTGTCGGCAAAACCAAGCTGATGGATTACGAAGATCTGTCAGATATCGGCACCTTGCGTCAAATCTTTAATGCCTTTAATGAAAAGCGTGAAGTGCTCACTTTGCTAGATAGCTGTATTCAAGCGAATGGTGTGCAGATATTTATCGGGCGTGAATCCGGTCGTGCGGTGTTTAATGATTGTAGTCTGGTGACTGCGCCTTACAGTATCGATGATAAGCATATCGGAGTGCTGGGCGTGATTGGCCCTAAGCGCATGCAATACGAGCGTATTATTCCGGTGGTTGATATTACCTCGCGTTTATTAACCGCAGCGCTTCGGTCAAAAATGGCGTGA
- the grpE gene encoding nucleotide exchange factor GrpE: protein MSTSDQKPENQEAPAADVEIMSAETVETNAAATEEVTVDGNEAEMSSDEIIAQLREQLEAAEKKADDSWQTLVRLQAEMDNQRKRTDKQVEDAHKFASQKFVEALLPVADSMEMGMSAEGSIEQIREGMNLTLKQFESVMDKFNIESVNPMGEKFNPELHQAMAMQPNPDMENNTVMAVMQKGYTINGRLIRPAMVMVVKN, encoded by the coding sequence ATGAGTACATCTGATCAAAAACCGGAAAACCAAGAAGCCCCTGCTGCAGACGTCGAGATTATGTCTGCAGAAACCGTCGAGACAAATGCGGCGGCAACAGAAGAGGTAACGGTGGACGGCAATGAAGCAGAAATGTCCAGCGATGAAATTATCGCGCAGTTGCGTGAGCAGTTAGAGGCAGCAGAGAAGAAAGCTGATGATAGCTGGCAAACGCTGGTACGTCTGCAAGCTGAAATGGATAACCAACGTAAGCGTACCGACAAGCAAGTTGAAGATGCGCACAAGTTTGCCTCGCAGAAATTCGTAGAAGCTTTACTGCCAGTTGCCGACAGTATGGAAATGGGAATGTCTGCAGAGGGCAGTATCGAGCAAATTCGTGAAGGGATGAACCTGACACTGAAACAGTTCGAATCAGTAATGGATAAATTTAACATCGAATCGGTTAATCCGATGGGTGAAAAGTTTAATCCGGAGCTACATCAGGCAATGGCGATGCAGCCAAACCCTGACATGGAAAACAACACCGTTATGGCCGTTATGCAGAAGGGTTACACCATCAATGGTCGCCTGATTCGTCCTGCAATGGTCATGGTTGTTAAAAATTAA
- a CDS encoding ABC transporter ATP-binding protein: protein MIKTVDLELKLGGSTILNKVSIEIPKQQITALIGPNGAGKSTLLHTISRLQKADSGTVLLDDRPITEYEDRELARDMSILRQESVIGSRLQVRELIAFGRYPHNKGRHTEKDDILVDKALAAFDLDTLAGRFLDTLSGGQRQRALLAMNFAQDAKTVLLDEPLNNLDLSHARRLMHLIQEPDNQSRTFVLVLHDLNYAARYADHIIAMKQGTVFAAGSTADIFDSTLLSDLYETQINIVDVQGRPMALTY, encoded by the coding sequence GTGATTAAGACGGTAGATCTGGAGCTCAAGCTCGGTGGCAGCACCATTCTAAACAAAGTATCGATTGAAATACCTAAGCAGCAAATAACAGCACTCATTGGCCCAAATGGCGCGGGTAAATCAACCCTGCTTCACACCATTTCACGCCTGCAAAAAGCAGATTCGGGAACGGTATTGCTAGACGATCGCCCGATCACAGAGTATGAAGACAGAGAGCTTGCGCGTGACATGTCAATTTTACGGCAGGAAAGTGTCATCGGCTCACGCTTACAAGTGCGGGAATTAATTGCGTTTGGGCGATACCCGCATAACAAAGGTCGGCATACAGAAAAGGACGATATTCTGGTCGATAAAGCGTTAGCGGCCTTTGACCTTGATACATTAGCCGGACGGTTTCTCGATACGCTATCCGGAGGCCAGAGACAAAGGGCTTTATTGGCCATGAATTTTGCTCAGGATGCAAAGACCGTATTGCTCGATGAGCCATTAAATAATCTGGATTTAAGCCACGCTCGCCGCTTAATGCACCTAATTCAGGAACCTGACAATCAAAGCCGGACTTTTGTATTGGTATTGCATGATTTGAACTATGCCGCCCGCTACGCCGATCATATTATCGCCATGAAACAAGGAACGGTATTTGCAGCAGGTAGTACCGCTGACATTTTTGACTCTACCCTGCTTTCCGATCTTTATGAAACTCAGATCAATATTGTAGATGTTCAAGGGCGACCCATGGCGTTAACTTACTAG
- a CDS encoding siderophore ABC transporter substrate-binding protein: MAETITIETARGPATVDAKPETIAVFDIPAVDTLNALGITVNGTVDEVFVDYLDEVSQSAKVTGSLFEPDYKALSMMKPDLIIVGGRSSTTLDKVSKVAPAVDMTITGDALMEQSRQRINTYGELFGKQDKAKELVSELDDALAQAKAAAKGKGNGLILMTNGPKVSAFGTGSRFGWIYSALDLKAATSDISIANHGDAVSFEFVLKVDPDWILVIDRSSAIGAKDESPTQTLDNEIIHQTKAWKNNQLVYLNSADIYIASGGIQSQLRTLALLSKAFNAAQ; the protein is encoded by the coding sequence ATGGCTGAAACAATAACGATTGAAACCGCTCGCGGCCCTGCAACTGTCGATGCCAAACCAGAAACCATTGCCGTGTTTGATATCCCTGCAGTCGACACCCTAAACGCGCTGGGCATCACGGTTAACGGCACGGTTGATGAAGTCTTTGTTGATTACCTAGATGAAGTGAGCCAATCGGCAAAGGTGACCGGAAGCTTATTTGAGCCGGATTACAAGGCCCTGTCCATGATGAAGCCAGACCTGATTATTGTTGGTGGTCGCTCTTCAACAACCTTAGATAAAGTGTCCAAAGTCGCACCAGCCGTTGATATGACCATCACCGGTGACGCTCTAATGGAGCAATCCCGTCAACGAATCAATACTTACGGAGAGTTGTTTGGCAAGCAAGATAAAGCAAAGGAACTAGTGAGCGAATTGGATGACGCGCTGGCACAAGCAAAAGCTGCCGCCAAAGGAAAAGGCAATGGGCTGATATTAATGACCAATGGCCCCAAAGTCTCAGCCTTCGGCACAGGCTCACGGTTTGGATGGATCTACTCTGCCCTAGATCTGAAAGCCGCAACCAGCGACATCAGCATTGCGAACCATGGTGATGCCGTTTCCTTTGAATTTGTACTCAAAGTCGATCCGGACTGGATACTAGTAATTGACCGCAGCTCGGCGATCGGTGCTAAAGATGAAAGCCCGACTCAAACATTGGACAATGAAATTATTCATCAAACCAAAGCATGGAAAAATAATCAGCTGGTTTATCTGAATAGCGCTGATATCTACATTGCCAGTGGCGGCATTCAGTCCCAGTTACGGACTCTGGCATTGTTAAGTAAGGCATTTAACGCTGCTCAGTAA